Proteins from a genomic interval of Microbacterium imperiale:
- the rplE gene encoding 50S ribosomal protein L5, producing the protein MSSTTAAAAGKIQPRLKQKYQSEIKKALQDEFGYANVMQIPGLVKVVVNTGVGEAARDSKVIDGAVDDLTKITGQKPIVTKARKSIAQFKLREGQAIGAHVTLRGDRAWEFIDRLVNLALPRIRDFRGLSPKQFDGHGNYTFGLQEQAVFHEINQDRIDRVRGFDITIVTTAKTDDEGRSLLRQLGFPFTSTDAQA; encoded by the coding sequence ATGAGCAGCACCACTGCCGCGGCGGCTGGCAAGATCCAGCCCCGCCTGAAGCAGAAGTACCAGAGCGAGATCAAGAAGGCTCTGCAGGACGAGTTCGGCTACGCCAACGTCATGCAGATCCCCGGTCTCGTGAAGGTCGTCGTGAACACCGGTGTCGGCGAGGCAGCTCGCGACAGCAAGGTGATCGACGGCGCCGTGGACGACCTGACCAAGATCACCGGTCAGAAGCCCATCGTCACGAAGGCCCGCAAGTCCATCGCTCAGTTCAAGCTGCGCGAGGGTCAGGCCATCGGCGCGCACGTCACCCTCCGCGGTGACCGTGCGTGGGAGTTCATCGACCGTCTCGTGAACCTCGCGCTGCCCCGCATCCGCGACTTCCGCGGTCTGTCGCCCAAGCAGTTCGACGGCCACGGCAACTACACGTTCGGTCTGCAGGAGCAGGCGGTCTTCCACGAGATCAACCAGGACCGCATCGACCGCGTCCGTGGTTTCGACATCACGATCGTCACCACGGCGAAGACGGATGACGAGGGTCGCTCGCTGCTGCGTCAGCTGGGCTTCCCGTTCACGTCGACCGACGCTCAGGCGTAA
- the rplX gene encoding 50S ribosomal protein L24 gives MANIKKGDLVQVITGAKPERGGDRGKQGKVLEVLVEQNRVIVEGVNYVTKHSRVGQTQRGTKTGGIETLEAPIHISNVQLVDPETKKPTRVGHRVEEKTKDGVKRTVRVRYAKKSGKDL, from the coding sequence ATGGCGAACATCAAGAAGGGTGACCTGGTTCAGGTCATCACGGGCGCGAAGCCCGAGCGTGGCGGCGACCGCGGCAAGCAGGGCAAGGTCCTCGAGGTCCTCGTCGAGCAGAACCGCGTCATCGTCGAAGGTGTCAACTACGTCACCAAGCACAGCCGTGTCGGCCAGACCCAGCGCGGCACCAAGACGGGCGGCATCGAGACCCTCGAGGCTCCCATCCACATCTCGAACGTCCAGCTCGTGGACCCCGAGACGAAGAAGCCGACCCGTGTCGGTCACCGCGTCGAGGAGAAGACGAAGGACGGCGTGAAGCGCACCGTCCGCGTGCGTTACGCGAAGAAGAGCGGCAAGGACCTCTGA
- the rplN gene encoding 50S ribosomal protein L14, translating into MIQTESRLKVADNTGAKELLTIRVLGGSSRRYAGLGDIIVATVKDAIPGGNVKKGDVVKAVIVRTVKQTRRPDGSYIKFDENAAVILKNDGEPRGTRIFGPVGRELRDKKFMKIVSLAPEVI; encoded by the coding sequence ATGATTCAGACCGAATCCCGCCTCAAGGTCGCCGACAACACCGGCGCCAAGGAGCTGCTCACCATCCGCGTGCTCGGCGGCTCCAGCCGTCGGTACGCCGGACTGGGCGACATCATCGTGGCGACCGTCAAGGACGCGATCCCGGGCGGCAACGTCAAGAAGGGCGATGTCGTCAAGGCCGTCATCGTCCGCACCGTCAAGCAGACGCGCCGTCCCGACGGCTCGTACATCAAGTTCGACGAGAACGCCGCCGTCATCCTGAAGAACGACGGGGAGCCCCGCGGCACCCGCATCTTCGGACCGGTCGGCCGTGAGCTTCGCGACAAGAAGTTCATGAAGATCGTCTCGCTGGCCCCGGAGGTCATCTGA
- the rpsQ gene encoding 30S ribosomal protein S17 yields MATDKNAAEAVAEGHEHSEHDVRDPQARGYRKARRGYVVSDKMDKTIVVEVEDRVKHPLYGKVIRRTSKVKAHDEANTAGIGDLVLINETRPLSATKRWRLVEVLEKAK; encoded by the coding sequence ATGGCTACCGACAAGAACGCCGCTGAGGCTGTCGCCGAGGGCCACGAGCACAGCGAGCACGACGTCCGCGACCCGCAGGCCCGCGGTTACCGCAAGGCCCGTCGTGGGTACGTCGTGAGCGACAAGATGGACAAGACGATCGTCGTCGAGGTCGAGGACCGCGTGAAGCACCCGCTCTACGGCAAGGTCATCCGGCGCACCTCGAAGGTCAAGGCCCACGACGAGGCCAACACCGCCGGCATCGGCGACCTCGTCCTCATCAACGAGACTCGCCCGCTGAGCGCCACCAAGCGCTGGCGTCTGGTCGAGGTCCTCGAGAAGGCGAAGTGA
- the rpmC gene encoding 50S ribosomal protein L29 — translation MAVGTKTLAPSELDTFEDQRLVEELRKAKEELFNLRFQSATGQLESHGRIRAVKRDIARLYTVIRERELGIRATPVAEAPKAKKTKAKKADDATEAAKEETE, via the coding sequence ATGGCTGTCGGCACCAAGACGCTCGCCCCGAGCGAGCTCGACACGTTCGAAGACCAGCGCCTCGTGGAGGAGCTGCGCAAGGCCAAGGAAGAGCTGTTCAACCTGCGCTTCCAGTCGGCCACCGGCCAGCTCGAGAGCCACGGCCGCATCCGTGCGGTCAAGCGCGACATCGCGCGGCTCTACACGGTGATCCGCGAGCGCGAGCTCGGCATCCGTGCCACGCCCGTCGCCGAGGCGCCGAAGGCGAAGAAGACCAAGGCCAAGAAGGCGGATGACGCCACCGAGGCCGCGAAGGAAGAGACCGAGTAA
- the rplP gene encoding 50S ribosomal protein L16, whose product MLIPRKVKYRKQHHPKRDGQATGGTKVSFGEFGIQALTPAYVTNRQIESARIAMTRHIKRGGKVWINIYPDRPLTKKPAETRMGSGKGSPEWWVANVKPGRVLFEVAGVNEELAREALTRAIHKLPLKARIIKREEGDA is encoded by the coding sequence ATGCTTATCCCCCGCAAGGTCAAGTACCGCAAGCAGCACCACCCCAAGCGCGATGGCCAGGCCACCGGCGGCACGAAGGTCTCCTTCGGCGAGTTCGGCATCCAGGCTCTCACGCCCGCTTACGTGACGAACCGTCAGATCGAGTCCGCTCGTATCGCCATGACGCGTCACATCAAGCGTGGCGGCAAGGTGTGGATCAACATCTACCCCGACCGACCGCTGACCAAGAAGCCGGCCGAAACCCGCATGGGTTCCGGTAAGGGTTCGCCGGAGTGGTGGGTCGCGAACGTCAAGCCGGGTCGCGTCCTCTTCGAGGTCGCCGGTGTCAACGAGGAGCTCGCTCGCGAGGCCCTGACCCGTGCCATTCACAAGCTGCCGCTCAAGGCACGCATCATCAAGCGCGAGGAGGGCGACGCGTAA
- the rpsC gene encoding 30S ribosomal protein S3 yields MGQKVNPYGFRLGITTDHVSRWFSDSTKPGQRYADYVAEDIKIRRLLTTSLDRAGVSNIEIERTRDRVRVDIHTARPGIVIGRRGAEAERIRADLEKLTGKQIQLNILEVKNPEADAQLVAQGIAEQLSARVAFRRAMRKGLQGAQRAGAKGIRIQVSGRLGGAEMSRSEFYREGRVPLHTLRANIDYGFYEAKTTFGRIGVKVWIYKGDLTAKELAREQANAPKTSRGRDDRGDRRRGPRNEAPVAEGASA; encoded by the coding sequence ATGGGACAGAAAGTCAACCCGTACGGCTTCCGCCTCGGCATCACCACGGACCACGTGTCGCGTTGGTTCTCGGACTCGACCAAGCCGGGCCAGCGTTACGCCGACTACGTCGCCGAGGACATCAAGATCCGCCGACTGCTGACCACGTCGCTCGACCGCGCCGGCGTCAGCAACATCGAGATCGAGCGCACCCGTGACCGCGTCCGCGTCGACATCCACACCGCCCGTCCGGGCATCGTGATCGGTCGCCGTGGCGCCGAGGCCGAGCGCATCCGCGCCGACCTCGAGAAGCTCACCGGCAAGCAGATCCAGCTGAACATCCTCGAGGTCAAGAACCCCGAGGCCGACGCTCAGCTGGTCGCCCAGGGCATCGCCGAGCAGCTCTCGGCTCGCGTGGCCTTCCGCCGCGCGATGCGCAAGGGTCTGCAGGGCGCGCAGCGCGCCGGCGCCAAGGGCATCCGCATCCAGGTCTCGGGCCGTCTCGGCGGCGCGGAGATGAGCCGCTCGGAGTTCTACCGCGAGGGCCGCGTGCCCCTGCACACGCTCCGCGCGAACATCGACTACGGCTTCTACGAGGCCAAGACCACCTTCGGCCGCATCGGTGTGAAGGTCTGGATCTACAAGGGCGACCTGACGGCCAAGGAGCTCGCTCGCGAGCAGGCGAACGCGCCGAAGACCTCGCGTGGTCGCGATGACCGCGGTGACCGCCGTCGCGGCCCCCGCAACGAGGCCCCCGTGGCAGAAGGAGCGTCGGCCTGA
- the rplV gene encoding 50S ribosomal protein L22, with the protein MVESTARVKHIRVTPQKARRVVALIKGKQAQEALAILKFAPQSASEPIYKLVASAVANARVKADKDNEFLDEADLYVKNAYVDEGTTLKRFQPRAQGRAFQIKKRTSHITVVLSTPEDADAATAGTSKKASK; encoded by the coding sequence ATGGTGGAATCCACCGCACGCGTGAAGCACATCCGCGTGACCCCTCAGAAGGCTCGTCGTGTCGTCGCGCTCATCAAGGGCAAGCAGGCTCAGGAGGCTCTCGCCATCCTGAAGTTCGCCCCGCAGAGCGCCAGCGAGCCGATCTACAAGCTCGTCGCCTCGGCGGTCGCCAACGCTCGCGTGAAGGCCGACAAGGACAACGAGTTCCTGGACGAGGCCGACCTGTACGTGAAGAACGCGTACGTGGACGAGGGCACGACGCTCAAGCGTTTCCAGCCCCGTGCCCAGGGTCGCGCCTTCCAGATCAAGAAGCGCACGAGCCACATCACGGTCGTGCTGTCGACGCCGGAGGACGCGGATGCCGCGACCGCCGGTACGAGCAAGAAGGCGAGCAAGTAA
- the rpsS gene encoding 30S ribosomal protein S19, translated as MPRSLKKGPFVDEHLLRKVVAQNEAGSKNVIKTWSRRSMIIPAMLGHTIAVHDGRKHIPVFVSETMVGHKLGEFAPTRTFRGHVKDDKKGRRR; from the coding sequence ATGCCTCGCAGCCTGAAGAAGGGCCCCTTCGTCGACGAGCACCTGCTTCGCAAGGTGGTCGCGCAGAACGAAGCCGGCTCCAAGAACGTCATCAAGACCTGGTCGCGCCGTTCGATGATCATCCCGGCCATGCTCGGCCACACGATCGCCGTGCACGACGGACGCAAGCACATCCCCGTGTTCGTGTCCGAGACCATGGTCGGCCACAAGCTGGGCGAATTCGCGCCCACCCGCACCTTCCGCGGCCACGTGAAGGACGACAAGAAGGGCCGCCGCCGCTGA
- the rplB gene encoding 50S ribosomal protein L2, whose translation MAIRKYKPTTPGRRGSSVADFAEITRSTPEKSLLRPLAKTGGRNNQGRITTRHIGGGHKRQYRVIDFRRNDKDGVNAKVAHIEYDPNRTARIALLHYVDGEKRYIIAPNKLQQGDIVESGAGADIKPGNNLPLRNIPTGTVIHAIELRPGGGAKMARSAGASVRLVAKDGPYAQLRLPSGEIRNVDARCRATIGEVGNAEQSNINWGKAGRKRWKGVRPTVRGVAMNPVDHPHGGGEGKTSGGRHPVTPWGQAEGRTRHPNKESDKYIVRRRNAGKKRK comes from the coding sequence ATGGCTATTCGCAAGTACAAGCCCACGACCCCGGGTCGCCGCGGTTCGTCGGTGGCCGACTTCGCCGAGATCACGCGATCGACGCCGGAGAAGTCGCTCCTCCGCCCGCTGGCCAAGACCGGCGGCCGTAACAACCAGGGCCGCATCACGACGCGTCACATCGGTGGTGGCCACAAGCGCCAGTACCGCGTGATCGACTTCCGTCGCAACGACAAGGACGGCGTCAACGCCAAGGTCGCTCACATCGAGTACGACCCCAACCGCACCGCGCGCATCGCGCTGCTGCACTACGTCGACGGCGAGAAGCGCTACATCATCGCCCCGAACAAGCTCCAGCAGGGCGACATCGTCGAGTCGGGTGCCGGCGCCGACATCAAGCCCGGCAACAACCTGCCGCTGCGCAACATCCCGACCGGTACGGTCATCCACGCCATCGAGCTCCGCCCCGGCGGCGGCGCCAAGATGGCTCGTTCGGCCGGCGCCAGCGTGCGTCTGGTCGCGAAGGACGGCCCCTACGCCCAGCTGCGTCTGCCCTCGGGCGAGATCCGCAACGTCGATGCGCGCTGCCGCGCGACCATCGGCGAGGTCGGCAACGCCGAGCAGTCGAACATCAACTGGGGCAAGGCCGGCCGCAAGCGCTGGAAGGGCGTCCGCCCGACGGTTCGTGGTGTCGCCATGAACCCGGTGGACCACCCGCACGGTGGTGGTGAGGGTAAGACCTCCGGTGGTCGTCACCCCGTCACTCCCTGGGGCCAGGCTGAGGGTCGTACCCGCCACCCCAACAAGGAGAGCGACAAGTACATCGTCCGCCGTCGCAACGCCGGCAAGAAGCGCAAGTAG
- the rplW gene encoding 50S ribosomal protein L23 produces the protein MTTVNKDPRDIILKPVVSEKSYGLIDEGKYTFLVDPRASKTEIKLAIEKIFGVKVASVNTLNRAGKSRRTRFGTGKRKDTKRAIVTLKSGTIDIFTAVG, from the coding sequence ATGACCACCGTCAACAAGGACCCGCGCGACATCATCCTGAAGCCGGTCGTCTCCGAGAAGAGCTACGGGCTCATCGACGAGGGCAAGTACACGTTCCTCGTGGACCCCCGTGCGTCGAAGACCGAGATCAAGCTCGCGATCGAGAAGATCTTCGGCGTCAAGGTCGCCTCGGTCAACACGCTCAACCGCGCGGGCAAGTCCCGTCGCACCCGCTTCGGCACCGGCAAGCGCAAGGACACCAAGCGCGCCATCGTCACCCTGAAGTCGGGCACCATCGACATCTTCACGGCAGTCGGCTGA
- the rplD gene encoding 50S ribosomal protein L4: protein MADSTLALDVLKADGKKAGSVELPAALFDVKTNIPLIHQVVVAQLAAARQGTHSTKRRGEVSGAGRKPFKQKGTGNARQGSIRAPHMTGGGIVHGPKPRNYSQRTPKKMVAAALLGALSDRARGQRLHIVDSFGVEGAPSTKAAAAVLTGLSAVKNVLVVIERGDELTVKSVRNLAYVHVLSFDQLNAYDVLVSDDVVFTKAAYDAFVASKAGATEEVSA, encoded by the coding sequence ATGGCTGACTCGACTCTCGCGCTCGACGTCCTGAAGGCAGACGGCAAGAAGGCCGGCTCCGTGGAGCTGCCCGCCGCGCTGTTCGACGTCAAGACGAACATCCCCCTCATCCACCAGGTCGTCGTCGCGCAGCTCGCCGCGGCTCGCCAGGGCACCCACTCGACCAAGCGTCGCGGTGAGGTCTCCGGTGCCGGCCGCAAGCCCTTCAAGCAGAAGGGCACGGGTAACGCCCGTCAGGGCTCGATCCGCGCGCCGCACATGACCGGTGGTGGCATCGTGCACGGCCCCAAGCCGCGCAACTACTCGCAGCGCACCCCCAAGAAGATGGTTGCCGCCGCCCTGCTGGGCGCGCTCAGCGACCGCGCTCGCGGCCAGCGTCTGCACATCGTCGACTCGTTCGGCGTCGAGGGAGCCCCCTCGACGAAGGCCGCCGCTGCCGTGCTCACGGGCCTCAGCGCCGTCAAGAACGTCCTCGTCGTGATCGAGCGCGGTGACGAGCTCACCGTCAAGAGCGTCCGCAACCTCGCGTACGTCCACGTGCTGTCGTTCGACCAGCTCAACGCCTACGACGTGCTCGTCTCGGACGACGTCGTCTTCACCAAGGCCGCCTACGACGCGTTCGTCGCGTCCAAGGCCGGCGCCACCGAGGAGGTCTCGGCATGA
- the rplC gene encoding 50S ribosomal protein L3: MADINSKVSKGLLGTKLGMTQVWNEQGKLVPVTVIEIAPNVVTQLRTPEKDGYSAVQIAAGQIDPRKVNKPLTAHFEAAGVTPRRHVTEIRTADAADYTLGQELTAGDTFEAGQLVDVVGTSKGKGTAGVMKRHNFKGVSASHGAHRNHRKPGSIGASSTPSRVFKGMRMAGRMGGERVTVLNLTVHAVDAEKGLLLVKGAVPGARGRIVYVRNAVKGA, translated from the coding sequence ATGGCTGACATCAACTCCAAGGTTTCCAAGGGCCTCCTCGGCACCAAGCTCGGCATGACCCAGGTCTGGAACGAGCAGGGCAAGCTCGTCCCCGTCACGGTCATCGAGATCGCGCCGAACGTGGTCACCCAGCTCCGCACGCCCGAGAAGGACGGCTACTCGGCCGTTCAGATCGCCGCGGGTCAGATCGACCCCCGCAAGGTCAACAAGCCCCTCACGGCCCACTTCGAGGCCGCCGGTGTGACCCCCCGCCGTCACGTCACCGAGATCCGCACCGCGGATGCCGCTGACTACACGCTCGGCCAGGAGCTCACCGCCGGTGACACGTTCGAGGCCGGCCAGCTGGTCGACGTCGTCGGCACCAGCAAGGGCAAGGGCACCGCGGGTGTCATGAAGCGCCACAACTTCAAGGGCGTCTCGGCCTCGCACGGTGCGCACCGCAACCACCGCAAGCCCGGTTCCATCGGTGCCTCGTCGACGCCCAGCCGCGTCTTCAAGGGCATGCGCATGGCCGGCCGCATGGGTGGCGAGCGCGTCACCGTCCTCAACCTCACGGTGCACGCCGTCGACGCCGAGAAGGGTCTGCTGCTCGTCAAGGGCGCCGTCCCCGGTGCTCGTGGCCGCATCGTCTACGTCCGCAACGCAGTGAAGGGTGCCTGA
- the rpsJ gene encoding 30S ribosomal protein S10, translating to MAGQKIRIRLKSYDHEVIDTSARKIVDTVTRAGATVVGPVPLPTEKNVVCVIRSPHKYKDSREHFEMRTHKRLIDIVDPTPKAVDSLMRLDLPADVNIEIKL from the coding sequence ATGGCGGGACAGAAGATCCGCATTCGCCTGAAGTCGTACGACCACGAGGTCATCGACACCTCGGCACGCAAGATCGTCGACACCGTGACCCGTGCGGGCGCGACTGTCGTCGGCCCCGTGCCGCTGCCGACCGAGAAGAACGTCGTGTGCGTCATCCGGTCGCCCCACAAGTACAAGGACAGCCGCGAGCACTTCGAGATGCGCACCCACAAGCGTCTGATCGACATCGTCGACCCGACGCCGAAGGCTGTCGACTCGCTCATGCGTCTCGACCTCCCGGCCGATGTCAACATCGAGATCAAGCTCTGA
- the tuf gene encoding elongation factor Tu, translated as MAKAKFERTKPHVNIGTIGHVDHGKTTLTAAISKVLADKYPSATNVQRDFASIDSAPEERQRGITINISHVEYETPKRHYAHVDAPGHADYIKNMITGAAQMDGAILVVAATDGPMAQTREHVLLAKQVGVPYLLVALNKSDMVDDEEILELVELEVRELLSSQDFDGDNAPVVRVSGLKALEGDEKWVDAIVELMDAVDESIPDPVRDKDKPFLMPVEDVFTITGRGTVVTGRAERGTLAINSEVEIVGIRPTQKTTVTGIEMFHKQLDEAWAGENCGLLLRGTKRDDVERGQVVVKPGSVTPHTNFEGTAYILSKEEGGRHNPFYTNYRPQFYFRTTDVTGVISLPEGTEMVMPGDTTDMSVELIQPIAMEEGLGFAIREGGRTVGAGTVTKIVK; from the coding sequence GTGGCTAAGGCCAAGTTCGAGCGGACCAAGCCGCACGTCAACATCGGAACGATCGGTCACGTTGACCACGGCAAGACGACGCTCACCGCGGCGATCTCGAAGGTGCTCGCCGACAAGTACCCGTCGGCCACCAACGTGCAGCGTGACTTCGCGTCGATCGACTCGGCGCCCGAAGAGCGTCAGCGCGGTATCACGATCAACATCTCGCACGTCGAGTACGAGACCCCGAAGCGTCACTACGCTCACGTCGACGCCCCGGGTCACGCTGACTACATCAAGAACATGATCACCGGTGCCGCTCAGATGGACGGCGCGATCCTCGTGGTCGCCGCCACCGACGGCCCGATGGCTCAGACCCGCGAGCACGTCCTGCTCGCCAAGCAGGTCGGCGTTCCCTACCTGCTGGTCGCGCTGAACAAGTCCGACATGGTCGACGACGAGGAGATCCTGGAGCTCGTCGAGCTCGAGGTTCGCGAGCTGCTGTCGTCGCAGGACTTCGACGGCGACAACGCTCCCGTCGTCCGCGTCTCGGGCCTGAAGGCTCTCGAGGGCGACGAGAAGTGGGTCGACGCGATCGTCGAGCTCATGGACGCCGTCGACGAGTCGATCCCCGACCCGGTGCGCGACAAGGACAAGCCGTTCCTCATGCCCGTCGAGGACGTCTTCACGATCACCGGTCGTGGAACCGTCGTCACGGGTCGCGCCGAGCGCGGCACCCTCGCGATCAACTCCGAGGTCGAGATCGTCGGCATCCGCCCGACGCAGAAGACCACGGTCACGGGTATCGAGATGTTCCACAAGCAGCTCGACGAGGCCTGGGCCGGCGAGAACTGCGGTCTGCTCCTGCGCGGCACCAAGCGTGATGACGTCGAGCGCGGCCAGGTCGTCGTGAAGCCGGGTTCGGTTACCCCGCACACCAACTTCGAGGGCACTGCCTACATCCTCTCGAAGGAGGAGGGTGGCCGTCACAACCCCTTCTACACGAACTACCGCCCGCAGTTCTACTTCCGCACCACGGACGTCACCGGCGTCATCTCGCTGCCCGAGGGCACCGAGATGGTCATGCCCGGTGACACCACCGACATGTCGGTCGAGCTCATCCAGCCGATCGCCATGGAAGAGGGCCTCGGCTTCGCGATCCGTGAGGGTGGCCGCACCGTCGGCGCCGGCACGGTGACCAAGATCGTCAAGTAA
- the fusA gene encoding elongation factor G → MAQEVLTDLNKVRNIGIMAHIDAGKTTTTERILFYTGVNHKLGETHDGASTTDWMEQEKERGITITSAAVTCFWNKNQINIIDTPGHVDFTVEVERSLRVLDGAVAVFDGKEGVEPQSETVWRQADKYDVPRICFVNKMDKLGADFYFTVDTIVSRLGAKPLVLQLPIGAENDFVGVIDLVEMRALVWPGDAKGDVTMGAKYEIQEIPADLADKAAEYRQRLLEAVAESDDALLEKFFGGEDLTVAEIKGAIRKLTVAGELYPVLCGSAFKNRGVQPMLDAVVDFLPSPLDVPAIEAHDPKDEEKIIERHPDANDPFAALAFKVAVHPFFGRLTYVRVYSGHLDSGAQVVNSTKGKKERIGKIFQMHANKENPVDSLTAGNIYAVIGLKDTTTGDTLADPAEPVVLESMTFPEPVIEVAIEPKTKADQEKLGVAIQKLAEEDPTFRTELNPETGQTVIKGMGELHLDILVDRMKREFRVEANVGKPQVAYRETIKKAVERHDYTHKKQTGGSGQFAKIQFAIEPLEVTADKTYEFENKVTGGRIPREYIEPTNQGFQDAMNVGVLAGYPIVGVKAILLDGASHDVDSSEMAFKIAGSMGFKEALRKASPVILEPLMAVEVRTPEEYMGDVIGDLNSRRGQIQSMEDGSGIKIVRALVPLSEMFGYIGDLRSKTSGRAVYSMEFDSYSEVPRAVADEIVQKNKGE, encoded by the coding sequence GTGGCACAAGAAGTGCTCACCGACCTCAACAAGGTCCGCAACATCGGCATCATGGCGCACATCGATGCCGGCAAGACGACGACGACCGAGCGCATCCTGTTCTACACGGGCGTCAACCACAAGCTGGGCGAGACGCACGACGGCGCCTCGACCACCGACTGGATGGAGCAGGAGAAGGAGCGCGGCATCACGATCACGTCGGCCGCCGTCACCTGCTTCTGGAACAAGAACCAGATCAACATCATCGACACCCCCGGCCACGTCGACTTCACGGTCGAGGTCGAGCGTTCGCTGCGCGTCCTCGACGGCGCCGTGGCGGTCTTCGACGGCAAGGAGGGCGTCGAGCCCCAGTCCGAGACCGTCTGGCGTCAGGCCGACAAGTACGACGTCCCCCGCATCTGCTTCGTCAACAAGATGGACAAGCTGGGCGCCGACTTCTACTTCACCGTCGACACCATCGTCAGCCGCCTGGGCGCCAAGCCGCTCGTGCTGCAGCTGCCGATCGGCGCCGAGAACGACTTCGTGGGCGTCATCGACCTCGTCGAGATGCGCGCACTGGTGTGGCCCGGCGACGCCAAGGGTGACGTGACCATGGGCGCGAAGTACGAGATCCAGGAGATCCCGGCCGACCTCGCCGACAAGGCCGCGGAGTACCGCCAGCGTCTGCTCGAGGCCGTCGCCGAGTCCGACGACGCGCTGCTCGAGAAGTTCTTCGGCGGCGAGGACCTCACGGTCGCCGAGATCAAGGGCGCCATCCGCAAGCTCACCGTCGCCGGCGAGCTCTACCCGGTTCTCTGCGGCTCGGCCTTCAAGAACCGCGGCGTCCAGCCGATGCTCGACGCGGTCGTCGACTTCCTCCCGTCGCCCCTCGACGTGCCCGCCATCGAGGCGCACGACCCGAAGGACGAAGAGAAGATCATCGAGCGTCACCCCGACGCCAACGACCCGTTCGCCGCGCTGGCGTTCAAGGTCGCGGTGCACCCGTTCTTCGGTCGCCTCACCTACGTCCGCGTGTACTCGGGTCACCTCGACTCGGGCGCGCAGGTCGTCAACTCGACCAAGGGCAAGAAGGAGCGCATCGGAAAGATCTTCCAGATGCACGCCAACAAGGAGAACCCGGTCGACTCGCTCACCGCGGGCAACATCTACGCCGTCATCGGCCTGAAGGACACCACCACCGGTGACACCCTCGCCGACCCGGCCGAGCCCGTCGTCCTCGAGTCGATGACCTTCCCCGAGCCCGTCATCGAGGTCGCGATCGAGCCGAAGACCAAGGCCGACCAGGAGAAGCTGGGTGTCGCCATCCAGAAGCTCGCCGAAGAGGACCCGACGTTCCGCACGGAGCTCAACCCCGAGACGGGCCAGACGGTCATCAAGGGCATGGGCGAGCTGCACCTCGACATCCTCGTCGACCGCATGAAGCGCGAGTTCCGCGTCGAGGCGAACGTCGGCAAGCCGCAGGTGGCGTACCGCGAGACGATCAAGAAGGCCGTCGAGCGTCACGACTACACCCACAAGAAGCAGACCGGTGGTTCGGGTCAGTTCGCGAAGATCCAGTTCGCGATCGAGCCCCTCGAGGTCACGGCCGACAAGACGTACGAGTTCGAGAACAAGGTCACCGGTGGCCGCATCCCGCGCGAGTACATCGAGCCGACCAACCAGGGCTTCCAGGACGCGATGAACGTCGGCGTGCTCGCCGGCTACCCCATCGTGGGTGTCAAGGCGATCCTCCTCGACGGTGCCTCGCACGACGTCGACTCGTCCGAGATGGCGTTCAAGATCGCCGGCTCGATGGGCTTCAAGGAGGCGCTGCGCAAGGCCAGCCCGGTCATCCTCGAGCCGCTGATGGCCGTCGAGGTGCGTACGCCCGAGGAGTACATGGGCGACGTGATCGGTGACCTGAACTCGCGTCGTGGTCAGATCCAGTCGATGGAGGACGGTTCGGGCATCAAGATCGTCCGCGCCCTCGTCCCGCTGTCGGAGATGTTCGGCTACATCGGCGACCTGCGGTCGAAGACCTCGGGCCGTGCCGTCTACTCCATGGAGTTCGACAGCTACTCCGAGGTCCCCCGCGCGGTGGCCGACGAGATCGTCCAGAAGAACAAGGGCGAGTAA